A stretch of Homo sapiens chromosome 12, GRCh38.p14 Primary Assembly DNA encodes these proteins:
- the TNS2 gene encoding tensin-2 isoform 5 (isoform 5 is encoded by transcript variant 5), whose amino-acid sequence MKPRKAEPHSFREKVFRKKPPVCAVCKVTIDGTGVSCRVCKVATHRKCEAKVTSACQALPPVELRRNTAPVRRIEHLGSTKSLNHSKQRSTLPRSFSLDPLMERRWDLDLTYVTERILAAAFPARPDEQRHRGHLRELAHVLQSKHRDKYLLFNLSEKRHDLTRLNPKVQDFGWPELHAPPLDKLCSICKAMETWLSADPQHVVVLYCKGNKGKLGVIVSAYMHYSKISAGADQALATLTMRKFCEDKVATELQPSQRRYISYFSGLLSGSIRMNSSPLFLHYVLIPMLPAFEPGTGFQPFLKIYQSMQLVYTSGVYHIAGPGPQQLCISLEPALLLKGDVMVTCYHKGGRGTDRTLVFRVQFHTCTIHGPQLTFPKDQLDEAWTDERFPFQASVEFVFSSSPEKIKGSTPRNDPSVSVDYNTTEPAVRWDSYENFNQHHEDSVDGAQAACRVGGSLTHTRGPLDGSPYAQVQRPPRQTPPAPSPEPPPPPMLSVSSDSGHSSTLTTEPAAESPGRPPPTAAERQELDRLLGGCGVASGGRGAGRETAILDDEEQPTVGGGPHLGVYPGHRPGLSRHCSCRQGYREPCGVPNGGYYRPEGTLERRRLAYGGYEGSPQGYAEASMEKRRLCRSLSEGLYPYPPEMGKPATGDFGYRAPGYREVVILEDPGLPALYPCPACEEKLALPTAALYGLRLEREAGEGWASEAGKPLLHPVRPGHPLPLLLPACGHHHAPMPDYSCLKPPKAGEEGHEGCSYTMCPEGRYGHPGYPALVTYSYGGAVPSYCPAYGRVPHSCGSPGEGRGYPSPGAHSPRAGSISPGSPPYPQSRKLSYEIPTEEGGDRYPLPGHLASAGPLASAESLEPVSWREGPSGHSTLPRSPRDAPCSASSELSGPSTPLHTSSPVQGKESTRRQDTRSPTSAPTQRLSPGEALPPVSQAGTGKAPELPSGSGPEPLAPSPVSPTFPPSSPSDWPQERSPGGHSDGASPRSPVPTTLPGLRHAPWQGPRGPPDSPDGSPLTPVPSQMPWLVASPEPPQSSPTPAFPLAASYDTNGLSQPPLPEKRHLPGPGQQPGPWGPEQASSPARGISHHVTFAPLLSDNVPQTPEPPTQESQSNVKFVQDTSKFWYKPHLSRDQAIALLKDKDPGAFLIRDSHSFQGAYGLALKVATPPPSAQPWKGDPVEQLVRHFLIETGPKGVKIKGCPSEPYFGSLSALVSQHSISPISLPCCLRIPSKDPLEETPEAPVPTNMSTAADLLRQGAACSVLYLTSVETESLTGPQAVARASSAALSCSPRPTPAVVHFKVSAQGITLTDNQRKLFFRRHYPVNSITFSSTDPQDRRWTNPDGTTSKIFGFVAKKPGSPWENVCHLFAELDPDQPAGAIVTFITKVLLGQRK is encoded by the exons GGACAGGCGTTTCGTGCAGAG TCTGCAAGGTGGCGACGCACAGAAAATGTGAAGCAAAG GTGACTTCAGCCTGTCAGGCCTTGCCTCCCGTGGAGTTG CGGCGAAACACGGCCCCAGTCAGGCGCATAGAGCACCTG GGATCCACCAAATCTCTGAACCACTCAAAGCAGCGCAGCACTCTGCCCAG GAGCTTCAGCCTGGACCCGCTCATGGAGCGGCGCTGGGACTTAGACCTCACCTACGTGACGGAGCGCATCTTGGCCGCCGCCTTCCCCGCGCGGCCCGATGAACAGCGGCACCGGGGCCACCTGCGCGAGCTGGCCCATGTGCTGCAATCCAAGCACCGGGACAAGTACCTG CTCTTCAACCTTTCAGAGAAAAGGCATGACCTGACCCGCTTAAACCCCAAG GTTCAAGACTTCGGCTGGCCTGAGCTGCATGCTCCACCCCTGGACAAGCTGTGCTCCATCTGCAAAGCCATGGAGACATGGCTCAGTGCTGACCCACAGCACGTGGTCGTACTATACTGCAAG GGAAACAAGGGCAAGCTTGGGGTCATCGTTTCTGCCTACATGCACTACAGCAAGATCTCTGCAGG GGCGGACCAGGCACTGGCCACTCTTACCATGCGGAAATTCTGCGAGGACAAGGTGGCCACAGAACTGCAGCCCTCCCAGCGTCG ATATATCAGCTACTTCAGTGGGCTGCTATCTGGCTCCATCAGAATGAACAGCAGCCCTCTCTTCCTGCACTATGTGCTCATCCCCATGCTGCCAGCCTTTGAACCTGGCACAG GCTTCCAGCCCTTCCTTAAAATCTACCAGTCCATGCAGCTTGTCTACACATCTGGAGTCTA TCACATTGCAGGCCCTGGTCCCCAGCAGCTTTGCATCAGCCTGGAGCCAGCCCTCCTCCTCAAAGGCGATGTCATG GTAACATGTTATCACAAGGGTGGCCGGGGCACAGACCGGACCCTCGTGTTCCGAGTCCAGTTCCACACCTGCACCATCCACGGACCACAGCTCACTTTCCCCAAGGACCAGCTTGACGAGGCCTGGACTG ATGAGAGGTTCCCCTTCCAAGCCTCCGTGGAGTTTGTCTTCTCCTCCAGCCCCGAGAAGATCAAAG GCAGCACTCCACGGAACGACCCCTCGGTCTCTGTCGACTACAACACCACTGAGCCAGCCGTGCGCTGGGACTCCTATGAGAACTTCAACCAGCACCACGAGGACAGTGTGGATGGTGCGCAGGCAGCCTGCAGGGTGGGAG GCTCCTTGACCCACACCCGGGGTCCCCTGGATGGCAGTCCTTATGCCCAGGTGCAGCGGCCTCCCCGGCAGACCCCCCCGGCACCCTCTCCAGAGCCTCCACCACCCCCCATGCTCTCTGTCAGCAGCGACTCAGGCCATTCCTCCACGCTGACCACAGAGCCGGCTGCTGAGTCCCCTGGCCGGCCGCCCCCTACAGCTGCTGAACGGCAGGAGCTGGATCGCCTCCTAGGAGGCTGCGGAGTGGCCAGTGGGGGCCGGGGAGCTGGGCGCGAGACGGCCATCCTAGATGACGAAGAGCAGCCCACTGTGGGCGGAGGCCCCCACCTCGGAGTGTATCCAGGCCATAGGCCTGGCCTCAGCCGCCACTGCTCCTGCCGCCAGGGCTACCGGGAGCCCTGCGGGGTTCCCAATGGGGGCTACTACCGGCCAGAGGGAACCCTGGAGAGGAGGCGACTGGCCTACGGGGGCTATGAGGGATCCCCCCAGGGCTACGCCGAGGCCTCGATGGAGAAGAGGCGCCTCTGCCGATCGCTGTCAGAGGGGCTATACCCCTACCCACCTGAGATGGGGAAACCAGCCACTGGGGACTTTGGCTACCGCGCCCCAGGCTACCGGGAGGTGGTCATCCTGGAGGACCCTGGGCTGCCTGCCCTATACCCATGCCCAGCCTGCGAGGAGAAGCTGGCGCTGCCTACAGCAGCCTTGTATGGACTGCGGCTGGAGAGGGAGGCTGGAGAAGGGTGGGCAAGTGAGGCTGGCAAGCCTCTCCTGCACCCAGTGCGGCCTGGGCACCCGCTGCCTCTGCTCTTGCCTGCCTGTGGGCATCACCATGCCCCGATGCCTGACTACAGCTGCCTGAAGCCACCCAAGGCAGGCGAGGAAGGGCACGAGGGCTGCTCCTACACCATGTGCCCCGAAGGCAGGTATGGGCATCCAGGGTACCCTGCCCTGGTGACATACAGCTATGGAGGAGCAGTTCCCAGTTACTGCCCAGCATATGGCCGTGTGCCTCATAGCTGTGGCTCTCCAGGAGAGGGCAGAGGGTATCCCAGCCCTGGTGCCCACTCCCCACGGGCTGGCTCCATTTCCCCGGGCAGCCCGCCCTATCCACAATCTAGGAAGCTGAGCTACGAGATCCCTACggaggagggaggggacaggTACCCATTGCCTGGGCACCTGGCCTCAGCAGGACCTTTGGCATCTGCAG AGTCGCTGGAGCCGGTGTCCTGGAGGGAGGGCCCCAGTGGGCACAGCACACTGCCTCGGTCTCCCCGAGATGCCCCATGCAGTGCTTCGTCAGAGTTGTCTGGTCCCTCCACGCCCCTGCACACCAGCAGTCCAGTCCAGGGCAAGGAAAG CACCCGGCGACAGGACACCAGGTCCCCCACCTCAGCGCCCACTCAGAGACTGAGTCCTGGCGAGGCCTTGCCCCCTGTTTCCCAGGCAGGCACCGGAAAGGCCCCTGAGCTGCCGTCGGGAAGTGGGCCTGAGCCTCTGGCCCCTAGCCCAGTCTCTCCGACCTTCCCTCCCAGCTCGCCCAGTGACTGGCCTCAGGAAAGGAGTCCAGGGGGCCACTCAGATGGCGCCAGTCCTCGGAGCCCTGTGCCCACCACACTTCCTGGCCTCCGCCACGCCCCCTGGCAAGGCCCTCGAGGCCCCCCCGACAGCCCAGATGGGTCTCCCCTCACTCCTGTGCCTTCCCAGATGCCCTGGCTTGTGGCCAGCCCAGAGCCGCCTCAGAGCTCACCTACACCTGCTTTCCCCCTGGCTGCCTCCTATGACACCAATGGCCTTAGCCAGCCCCCACTTCCTGAGAAACGCCACCTGCCCGGGCCGGGGCAACAGCCAGGACCCTGGGGCCCAGAGCAGGCATCATCGCCAGCCAGAGGCATCAGTCACCATGTCACCTTCGCACCTCTGCTCTCAGATAATGTCCCCCAAACCCCAG AGCCTCCTACACAAGAGAGCCAAAGCAATGTCAAGTTTGTCCAGGATACATCCAAGTTCTGGTACAAGCCACACCTGTCCCGTGACCAAG CCATTGCCCTGCTGAAGGACAAGGACCCTGGGGCCTTCCTGATCAGGGACAGTCATTCATTCCAAGGAGCTTATGGGCTGGCCCTCAAGGTGGCCACACCGCCACCCAGTGCCCAGCCCTGGAAAG GGGACCCCGTGGAACAGCTGGTCCGCCATTTCCTCATCGAGACTGGGCCCAAAGGGGTGAAGATCAAGGGCTGCCCCAGTGAGCCCTACTTTG GCAGCCTgtccgccttggtctcccagcaCTCCATCTCCCCCATCTCCCTGCCCTGCTGCCTGCGCATTCCCAGCAAAG ATCCTCTGGAAGAGACCCCAGAGGCTCCAGTGCCCACCAACATGAGCACAGCGGCAGACCTCCTGCGTCAGGGTGCTG CCTGCAGCGTGCTCTACTTGACCTCAGTGGAGACAGAGTCACTGACGGGCCCCCAAGCTGTGGCCCGGGCCAGCTCTGCAGCTCTGAGCTGTAGCCCCCGCCCGACACCAGCTGTTGTCCACTTCAAGGTGTCAGCCCAGGGCATTACACTGACGGACAACCAAAGGAA GCTCTTCTTTCGCCGCCATTATCCAGTGAACAGCATCACCTTCTCCAGCACTGACCCTCAAGACCGGAG ATGGACCAACCCAGACGGGACCACCTCCAA GATCTTTGGTTTCGTGGCCAAGAAGCCGGGAAGCCCCTGGGAGAATGTGTGTCACCTCTTTGCAGAGCTTGACCCAGATCAGCCTGCTGGCGCCATTGTCACCTTCATCACCAAAGTTCTACTGGGccagagaaaatga
- the TNS2 gene encoding tensin-2 isoform 6 (isoform 6 is encoded by transcript variant 6) yields the protein MKSSGPVERLLRALGRRDSSRAASRPRKAEPHSFREKVFRKKPPVCAVCKVTIDGTGVSCRVCKVATHRKCEAKVTSACQALPPVELRRNTAPVRRIEHLGSTKSLNHSKQRSTLPRSFSLDPLMERRWDLDLTYVTERILAAAFPARPDEQRHRGHLRELAHVLQSKHRDKYLLFNLSEKRHDLTRLNPKVQDFGWPELHAPPLDKLCSICKAMETWLSADPQHVVVLYCKGNKGKLGVIVSAYMHYSKISAGADQALATLTMRKFCEDKVATELQPSQRRYISYFSGLLSGSIRMNSSPLFLHYVLIPMLPAFEPGTGFQPFLKIYQSMQLVYTSGVYHIAGPGPQQLCISLEPALLLKGDVMVTCYHKGGRGTDRTLVFRVQFHTCTIHGPQLTFPKDQLDEAWTDERFPFQASVEFVFSSSPEKIKGSTPRNDPSVSVDYNTTEPAVRWDSYENFNQHHEDSVDGAQAACRVGGSLTHTRGPLDGSPYAQVQRPPRQTPPAPSPEPPPPPMLSVSSDSGHSSTLTTEPAAESPGRPPPTAAERQELDRLLGGCGVASGGRGAGRETAILDDEEQPTVGGGPHLGVYPGHRPGLSRHCSCRQGYREPCGVPNGGYYRPEGTLERRRLAYGGYEGSPQGYAEASMEKRRLCRSLSEGLYPYPPEMGKPATGDFGYRAPGYREVVILEDPGLPALYPCPACEEKLALPTAALYGLRLEREAGEGWASEAGKPLLHPVRPGHPLPLLLPACGHHHAPMPDYSCLKPPKAGEEGHEGCSYTMCPEGRYGHPGYPALVTYSYGGAVPSYCPAYGRVPHSCGSPGEGRGYPSPGAHSPRAGSISPGSPPYPQSRKLSYEIPTEEGGDRYPLPGHLASAGPLASAESLEPVSWREGPSGHSTLPRSPRDAPCSASSELSGPSTPLHTSSPVQGKESTRRQDTRSPTSAPTQRLSPGEALPPVSQAGTGKAPELPSGSGPEPLAPSPVSPTFPPSSPSDWPQERSPGGHSDGASPRSPVPTTLPGLRHAPWQGPRGPPDSPDGSPLTPVPSQMPWLVASPEPPQSSPTPAFPLAASYDTNGLSQPPLPEKRHLPGPGQQPGPWGPEQASSPARGISHHVTFAPLLSDNVPQTPEPPTQESQSNVKFVQDTSKFWYKPHLSRDQAIALLKDKDPGAFLIRDSHSFQGAYGLALKVATPPPSAQPWKGDPVEQLVRHFLIETGPKGVKIKGCPSEPYFGSLSALVSQHSISPISLPCCLRIPSKDPLEETPEAPVPTNMSTAADLLRQGAACSVLYLTSVETESLTGPQAVARASSAALSCSPRPTPAVVHFKVSAQGITLTDNQRKLFFRRHYPVNSITFSSTDPQDRRWTNPDGTTSKIFGFVAKKPGSPWENVCHLFAELDPDQPAGAIVTFITKVLLGQRK from the exons GGACAGGCGTTTCGTGCAGAG TCTGCAAGGTGGCGACGCACAGAAAATGTGAAGCAAAG GTGACTTCAGCCTGTCAGGCCTTGCCTCCCGTGGAGTTG CGGCGAAACACGGCCCCAGTCAGGCGCATAGAGCACCTG GGATCCACCAAATCTCTGAACCACTCAAAGCAGCGCAGCACTCTGCCCAG GAGCTTCAGCCTGGACCCGCTCATGGAGCGGCGCTGGGACTTAGACCTCACCTACGTGACGGAGCGCATCTTGGCCGCCGCCTTCCCCGCGCGGCCCGATGAACAGCGGCACCGGGGCCACCTGCGCGAGCTGGCCCATGTGCTGCAATCCAAGCACCGGGACAAGTACCTG CTCTTCAACCTTTCAGAGAAAAGGCATGACCTGACCCGCTTAAACCCCAAG GTTCAAGACTTCGGCTGGCCTGAGCTGCATGCTCCACCCCTGGACAAGCTGTGCTCCATCTGCAAAGCCATGGAGACATGGCTCAGTGCTGACCCACAGCACGTGGTCGTACTATACTGCAAG GGAAACAAGGGCAAGCTTGGGGTCATCGTTTCTGCCTACATGCACTACAGCAAGATCTCTGCAGG GGCGGACCAGGCACTGGCCACTCTTACCATGCGGAAATTCTGCGAGGACAAGGTGGCCACAGAACTGCAGCCCTCCCAGCGTCG ATATATCAGCTACTTCAGTGGGCTGCTATCTGGCTCCATCAGAATGAACAGCAGCCCTCTCTTCCTGCACTATGTGCTCATCCCCATGCTGCCAGCCTTTGAACCTGGCACAG GCTTCCAGCCCTTCCTTAAAATCTACCAGTCCATGCAGCTTGTCTACACATCTGGAGTCTA TCACATTGCAGGCCCTGGTCCCCAGCAGCTTTGCATCAGCCTGGAGCCAGCCCTCCTCCTCAAAGGCGATGTCATG GTAACATGTTATCACAAGGGTGGCCGGGGCACAGACCGGACCCTCGTGTTCCGAGTCCAGTTCCACACCTGCACCATCCACGGACCACAGCTCACTTTCCCCAAGGACCAGCTTGACGAGGCCTGGACTG ATGAGAGGTTCCCCTTCCAAGCCTCCGTGGAGTTTGTCTTCTCCTCCAGCCCCGAGAAGATCAAAG GCAGCACTCCACGGAACGACCCCTCGGTCTCTGTCGACTACAACACCACTGAGCCAGCCGTGCGCTGGGACTCCTATGAGAACTTCAACCAGCACCACGAGGACAGTGTGGATGGTGCGCAGGCAGCCTGCAGGGTGGGAG GCTCCTTGACCCACACCCGGGGTCCCCTGGATGGCAGTCCTTATGCCCAGGTGCAGCGGCCTCCCCGGCAGACCCCCCCGGCACCCTCTCCAGAGCCTCCACCACCCCCCATGCTCTCTGTCAGCAGCGACTCAGGCCATTCCTCCACGCTGACCACAGAGCCGGCTGCTGAGTCCCCTGGCCGGCCGCCCCCTACAGCTGCTGAACGGCAGGAGCTGGATCGCCTCCTAGGAGGCTGCGGAGTGGCCAGTGGGGGCCGGGGAGCTGGGCGCGAGACGGCCATCCTAGATGACGAAGAGCAGCCCACTGTGGGCGGAGGCCCCCACCTCGGAGTGTATCCAGGCCATAGGCCTGGCCTCAGCCGCCACTGCTCCTGCCGCCAGGGCTACCGGGAGCCCTGCGGGGTTCCCAATGGGGGCTACTACCGGCCAGAGGGAACCCTGGAGAGGAGGCGACTGGCCTACGGGGGCTATGAGGGATCCCCCCAGGGCTACGCCGAGGCCTCGATGGAGAAGAGGCGCCTCTGCCGATCGCTGTCAGAGGGGCTATACCCCTACCCACCTGAGATGGGGAAACCAGCCACTGGGGACTTTGGCTACCGCGCCCCAGGCTACCGGGAGGTGGTCATCCTGGAGGACCCTGGGCTGCCTGCCCTATACCCATGCCCAGCCTGCGAGGAGAAGCTGGCGCTGCCTACAGCAGCCTTGTATGGACTGCGGCTGGAGAGGGAGGCTGGAGAAGGGTGGGCAAGTGAGGCTGGCAAGCCTCTCCTGCACCCAGTGCGGCCTGGGCACCCGCTGCCTCTGCTCTTGCCTGCCTGTGGGCATCACCATGCCCCGATGCCTGACTACAGCTGCCTGAAGCCACCCAAGGCAGGCGAGGAAGGGCACGAGGGCTGCTCCTACACCATGTGCCCCGAAGGCAGGTATGGGCATCCAGGGTACCCTGCCCTGGTGACATACAGCTATGGAGGAGCAGTTCCCAGTTACTGCCCAGCATATGGCCGTGTGCCTCATAGCTGTGGCTCTCCAGGAGAGGGCAGAGGGTATCCCAGCCCTGGTGCCCACTCCCCACGGGCTGGCTCCATTTCCCCGGGCAGCCCGCCCTATCCACAATCTAGGAAGCTGAGCTACGAGATCCCTACggaggagggaggggacaggTACCCATTGCCTGGGCACCTGGCCTCAGCAGGACCTTTGGCATCTGCAG AGTCGCTGGAGCCGGTGTCCTGGAGGGAGGGCCCCAGTGGGCACAGCACACTGCCTCGGTCTCCCCGAGATGCCCCATGCAGTGCTTCGTCAGAGTTGTCTGGTCCCTCCACGCCCCTGCACACCAGCAGTCCAGTCCAGGGCAAGGAAAG CACCCGGCGACAGGACACCAGGTCCCCCACCTCAGCGCCCACTCAGAGACTGAGTCCTGGCGAGGCCTTGCCCCCTGTTTCCCAGGCAGGCACCGGAAAGGCCCCTGAGCTGCCGTCGGGAAGTGGGCCTGAGCCTCTGGCCCCTAGCCCAGTCTCTCCGACCTTCCCTCCCAGCTCGCCCAGTGACTGGCCTCAGGAAAGGAGTCCAGGGGGCCACTCAGATGGCGCCAGTCCTCGGAGCCCTGTGCCCACCACACTTCCTGGCCTCCGCCACGCCCCCTGGCAAGGCCCTCGAGGCCCCCCCGACAGCCCAGATGGGTCTCCCCTCACTCCTGTGCCTTCCCAGATGCCCTGGCTTGTGGCCAGCCCAGAGCCGCCTCAGAGCTCACCTACACCTGCTTTCCCCCTGGCTGCCTCCTATGACACCAATGGCCTTAGCCAGCCCCCACTTCCTGAGAAACGCCACCTGCCCGGGCCGGGGCAACAGCCAGGACCCTGGGGCCCAGAGCAGGCATCATCGCCAGCCAGAGGCATCAGTCACCATGTCACCTTCGCACCTCTGCTCTCAGATAATGTCCCCCAAACCCCAG AGCCTCCTACACAAGAGAGCCAAAGCAATGTCAAGTTTGTCCAGGATACATCCAAGTTCTGGTACAAGCCACACCTGTCCCGTGACCAAG CCATTGCCCTGCTGAAGGACAAGGACCCTGGGGCCTTCCTGATCAGGGACAGTCATTCATTCCAAGGAGCTTATGGGCTGGCCCTCAAGGTGGCCACACCGCCACCCAGTGCCCAGCCCTGGAAAG GGGACCCCGTGGAACAGCTGGTCCGCCATTTCCTCATCGAGACTGGGCCCAAAGGGGTGAAGATCAAGGGCTGCCCCAGTGAGCCCTACTTTG GCAGCCTgtccgccttggtctcccagcaCTCCATCTCCCCCATCTCCCTGCCCTGCTGCCTGCGCATTCCCAGCAAAG ATCCTCTGGAAGAGACCCCAGAGGCTCCAGTGCCCACCAACATGAGCACAGCGGCAGACCTCCTGCGTCAGGGTGCTG CCTGCAGCGTGCTCTACTTGACCTCAGTGGAGACAGAGTCACTGACGGGCCCCCAAGCTGTGGCCCGGGCCAGCTCTGCAGCTCTGAGCTGTAGCCCCCGCCCGACACCAGCTGTTGTCCACTTCAAGGTGTCAGCCCAGGGCATTACACTGACGGACAACCAAAGGAA GCTCTTCTTTCGCCGCCATTATCCAGTGAACAGCATCACCTTCTCCAGCACTGACCCTCAAGACCGGAG ATGGACCAACCCAGACGGGACCACCTCCAA GATCTTTGGTTTCGTGGCCAAGAAGCCGGGAAGCCCCTGGGAGAATGTGTGTCACCTCTTTGCAGAGCTTGACCCAGATCAGCCTGCTGGCGCCATTGTCACCTTCATCACCAAAGTTCTACTGGGccagagaaaatga
- the TNS2 gene encoding tensin-2 isoform X3 produces the protein MDGGGVCVGRGDLLSSPQALGQLLRKESRPRRAMKPRKAEPHSFREKVFRKKPPVCAVCKVTIDGTGVSCRVCKVATHRKCEAKVTSACQALPPVELRRNTAPVRRIEHLGSTKSLNHSKQRSTLPRSFSLDPLMERRWDLDLTYVTERILAAAFPARPDEQRHRGHLRELAHVLQSKHRDKYLLFNLSEKRHDLTRLNPKVQDFGWPELHAPPLDKLCSICKAMETWLSADPQHVVVLYCKGNKGKLGVIVSAYMHYSKISAGADQALATLTMRKFCEDKVATELQPSQRRYISYFSGLLSGSIRMNSSPLFLHYVLIPMLPAFEPGTGFQPFLKIYQSMQLVYTSGVYHIAGPGPQQLCISLEPALLLKGDVMVTCYHKGGRGTDRTLVFRVQFHTCTIHGPQLTFPKDQLDEAWTDERFPFQASVEFVFSSSPEKIKGSTPRNDPSVSVDYNTTEPAVRWDSYENFNQHHEDSVDGAQAACRVGGSLTHTRGPLDGSPYAQVQRPPRQTPPAPSPEPPPPPMLSVSSDSGHSSTLTTEPAAESPGRPPPTAAERQELDRLLGGCGVASGGRGAGRETAILDDEEQPTVGGGPHLGVYPGHRPGLSRHCSCRQGYREPCGVPNGGYYRPEGTLERRRLAYGGYEGSPQGYAEASMEKRRLCRSLSEGLYPYPPEMGKPATGDFGYRAPGYREVVILEDPGLPALYPCPACEEKLALPTAALYGLRLEREAGEGWASEAGKPLLHPVRPGHPLPLLLPACGHHHAPMPDYSCLKPPKAGEEGHEGCSYTMCPEGRVAGAGVLEGGPQWAQHTASVSPRCPMQCFVRVVWSLHAPAHQQSSPGQGKHPATGHQVPHLSAHSETESWRGLAPCFPGRHRKGP, from the exons GGACAGGCGTTTCGTGCAGAG TCTGCAAGGTGGCGACGCACAGAAAATGTGAAGCAAAG GTGACTTCAGCCTGTCAGGCCTTGCCTCCCGTGGAGTTG CGGCGAAACACGGCCCCAGTCAGGCGCATAGAGCACCTG GGATCCACCAAATCTCTGAACCACTCAAAGCAGCGCAGCACTCTGCCCAG GAGCTTCAGCCTGGACCCGCTCATGGAGCGGCGCTGGGACTTAGACCTCACCTACGTGACGGAGCGCATCTTGGCCGCCGCCTTCCCCGCGCGGCCCGATGAACAGCGGCACCGGGGCCACCTGCGCGAGCTGGCCCATGTGCTGCAATCCAAGCACCGGGACAAGTACCTG CTCTTCAACCTTTCAGAGAAAAGGCATGACCTGACCCGCTTAAACCCCAAG GTTCAAGACTTCGGCTGGCCTGAGCTGCATGCTCCACCCCTGGACAAGCTGTGCTCCATCTGCAAAGCCATGGAGACATGGCTCAGTGCTGACCCACAGCACGTGGTCGTACTATACTGCAAG GGAAACAAGGGCAAGCTTGGGGTCATCGTTTCTGCCTACATGCACTACAGCAAGATCTCTGCAGG GGCGGACCAGGCACTGGCCACTCTTACCATGCGGAAATTCTGCGAGGACAAGGTGGCCACAGAACTGCAGCCCTCCCAGCGTCG ATATATCAGCTACTTCAGTGGGCTGCTATCTGGCTCCATCAGAATGAACAGCAGCCCTCTCTTCCTGCACTATGTGCTCATCCCCATGCTGCCAGCCTTTGAACCTGGCACAG GCTTCCAGCCCTTCCTTAAAATCTACCAGTCCATGCAGCTTGTCTACACATCTGGAGTCTA TCACATTGCAGGCCCTGGTCCCCAGCAGCTTTGCATCAGCCTGGAGCCAGCCCTCCTCCTCAAAGGCGATGTCATG GTAACATGTTATCACAAGGGTGGCCGGGGCACAGACCGGACCCTCGTGTTCCGAGTCCAGTTCCACACCTGCACCATCCACGGACCACAGCTCACTTTCCCCAAGGACCAGCTTGACGAGGCCTGGACTG ATGAGAGGTTCCCCTTCCAAGCCTCCGTGGAGTTTGTCTTCTCCTCCAGCCCCGAGAAGATCAAAG GCAGCACTCCACGGAACGACCCCTCGGTCTCTGTCGACTACAACACCACTGAGCCAGCCGTGCGCTGGGACTCCTATGAGAACTTCAACCAGCACCACGAGGACAGTGTGGATGGTGCGCAGGCAGCCTGCAGGGTGGGAG GCTCCTTGACCCACACCCGGGGTCCCCTGGATGGCAGTCCTTATGCCCAGGTGCAGCGGCCTCCCCGGCAGACCCCCCCGGCACCCTCTCCAGAGCCTCCACCACCCCCCATGCTCTCTGTCAGCAGCGACTCAGGCCATTCCTCCACGCTGACCACAGAGCCGGCTGCTGAGTCCCCTGGCCGGCCGCCCCCTACAGCTGCTGAACGGCAGGAGCTGGATCGCCTCCTAGGAGGCTGCGGAGTGGCCAGTGGGGGCCGGGGAGCTGGGCGCGAGACGGCCATCCTAGATGACGAAGAGCAGCCCACTGTGGGCGGAGGCCCCCACCTCGGAGTGTATCCAGGCCATAGGCCTGGCCTCAGCCGCCACTGCTCCTGCCGCCAGGGCTACCGGGAGCCCTGCGGGGTTCCCAATGGGGGCTACTACCGGCCAGAGGGAACCCTGGAGAGGAGGCGACTGGCCTACGGGGGCTATGAGGGATCCCCCCAGGGCTACGCCGAGGCCTCGATGGAGAAGAGGCGCCTCTGCCGATCGCTGTCAGAGGGGCTATACCCCTACCCACCTGAGATGGGGAAACCAGCCACTGGGGACTTTGGCTACCGCGCCCCAGGCTACCGGGAGGTGGTCATCCTGGAGGACCCTGGGCTGCCTGCCCTATACCCATGCCCAGCCTGCGAGGAGAAGCTGGCGCTGCCTACAGCAGCCTTGTATGGACTGCGGCTGGAGAGGGAGGCTGGAGAAGGGTGGGCAAGTGAGGCTGGCAAGCCTCTCCTGCACCCAGTGCGGCCTGGGCACCCGCTGCCTCTGCTCTTGCCTGCCTGTGGGCATCACCATGCCCCGATGCCTGACTACAGCTGCCTGAAGCCACCCAAGGCAGGCGAGGAAGGGCACGAGGGCTGCTCCTACACCATGTGCCCCGAAGGCAG AGTCGCTGGAGCCGGTGTCCTGGAGGGAGGGCCCCAGTGGGCACAGCACACTGCCTCGGTCTCCCCGAGATGCCCCATGCAGTGCTTCGTCAGAGTTGTCTGGTCCCTCCACGCCCCTGCACACCAGCAGTCCAGTCCAGGGCAAGGAAAG CACCCGGCGACAGGACACCAGGTCCCCCACCTCAGCGCCCACTCAGAGACTGAGTCCTGGCGAGGCCTTGCCCCCTGTTTCCCAGGCAGGCACCGGAAAGGCCCCTGA